A stretch of Lathyrus oleraceus cultivar Zhongwan6 chromosome 6, CAAS_Psat_ZW6_1.0, whole genome shotgun sequence DNA encodes these proteins:
- the LOC127092468 gene encoding histone-binding protein MSI1: protein MIYLQFNLSLYIVVLELGIWCGKRWWNSEQFSEIRRFVSGEIMDSRNHVAARAMNCLNPGGELRFVITQNIEWPSITVQWLPTCKKSEDENYLVQRIILGDQDDDDSDCNYLTIAELQIPLKNWESKHSCKNDAKDDTIFNIIKQINHDGDVNIARYMPKKDSIIATKADGPEVYIFDTDKHPSKPSDDQAHPELKLLGHKTDGYGLSWSSFNNGHLLSGDYDGNICIWDVNATPNNLTLNPLQVFKDNEGDVKDIAWYPKNANLFGSVGKKNLHLWDVRAPIVNNPVQYCNAAHSETVNCLSFNPFKEWNVVTGSSDETVKLWDTRMIGKSNDMYKCVHTFKQVDGSVFQVDWNPNNENMFASGCHLGRVIVWDTSKIDDKQNDVEIDDGPEMVFVHHGHTGQISDIAWNPCEDMMVASVDDENFIHLWKMYFRNSKEDEDDDDEDEDDDNDDYFP from the exons ATGATATACTTGCAATTCAATCTCTCTCTATATATTGTGGTCTTAGAGTTAGGAATATGGTGTGGTAAAAGGTGGTGGAATAGTGAGCAGTTTAGTGAGATACGTAGGTTTGTAAGCGGAGAAATTATGGATAGCAGAAATCATGTGGCAGCAAGAGCAATGAATTGCTTAAACCCTGGTGGTGAGTTGAGGTTCGTGATAACACAAAATATTGAGTGGCCCTCCATCACAGTCCAATGGCTTCCGACCTGCAAGAAATCAGAAGATGAGAACTACTTAGTCCAAAGGATCATTTTGGGAGACCAAGATGATGATGATTCCGACTGCAATTACCTAACGATTGCTGAGCTCCAAATCCCCCTTAAGAATTGGGAGTCTAAACACTCATGCAAAAATGATGCAAAGGATGACACTATTTTTAACATTATCAAACAGATCAATCACGATGGCGATGTTAACATTGCTCGTTACATGCCTAAAAAAGATTCAATCATTGCAACTAAAGCAGATGGTCCTGAGGTTTATATATTTGATACTGACAAACATCCTTCTAAGCCTTCTGATGATCAAGCTCACCCTGAATTAAAGTTGCTTGGTCATAAAACGGATGGTTATGGCTTGTCTTGGAGCAGTTTCAATAATGGTCATTTGCTTAGTGGTGATTATGATGGTAATATTTGTATTTGGGATGTTAATGCCACTCCTAACAATCTTACTCTCAACCCCTTGCAAGTTTTCAAG GATAATGAAGGTGATGTAAAGGACATAGCATGGTATCCAAAGAATGCCAATTTATTTGGATCTGTTGGCAAAAAGAACTTGCACTTGTGGGATGTTAGAGCTCCAATAGTGAATAATCCAGTTCAATACTGTAATGCTGCTCATTCTGAAACAGTTAATTGTTTATCTTTTAATCCCTTCAAAGAATGGAATGTTGTTACAGGTTCTAGTGATGAAACAGTAAAATTATGGGATACAAGAATGATAGGTAAAAGCAATGATATGTATAAATGTGTTCACACTTTTAAACAAGTGGATGGAAGTGTTTTTCAGGTTGATTGGAATCCAAATAACGAGAACATGTTTGCTTCTGGATGTCATCTTGGTAGAGTGATTGTTTGGGATACTAGTAAGATTGATGATAAGCAAAATGATGTGGAAATTGATGATGGTCCGGAAATGGTTTTTGTTCATCATGGTCATACAGGCCAAATAAGTGACATTGCTTGGAATCCTTGTGAAGATATGATGGTTGCTAGTGTGGATGATGAAAATTTTATTCATTTATGGAAGATGTATTTCAGGAATTcaaaagaagatgaagatgatgacGACGAAGACGAAGATGATGACAATGATGATTATTTTCCATAA